Sequence from the Pecten maximus unplaced genomic scaffold, xPecMax1.1, whole genome shotgun sequence genome:
agaCAAATAATCAGCAGGTAATTCTATCCATTTATATAGAACAATAACAGGtaataattttacttttatatacatatcatattatatattataatagttAATACTGaagaaatattgacaatataatactgGTAATAATATATTTGAACAGTCATTAATACATGTGAAAGTAAGTGAAACATAAATACAAAGTTTGATGAGATATTTCTTTCGACTCaacatgttttaatatttaagtttatataaagcctttttaaaaataatgctTGTCACAACACAAACCATCCACATTCACACCTGTCAAGTCCATGGCCTGATGATTGTGTACATCACACCTTGACTCCATTCATGACTGCTCCCCGCCCCCTCCCTAATTGTCATCAAAGACTCACCAGGTAAGCAAACAGGTAAGAACATCGACACATTTTACACATGCATATGTATGTAACCCCGGTGTagtatggtattttgacccccaTGGTAAATTGACCCcagggtcaaaataccattatggtattttgaccccggggtcatttcaccatgattcaaaataccatgctacaccggtaaatactagccgcaatataccgctcgactacagagatcttctctttagctcaatcGGTTGAGCTTAAGACAAGTACatgtaagccagaggtcctgggttcgatccctagcggaggcagggatttaaatttaattaatcatgcactcTGTTACAATGGCGCCCATGTATAAAGTAAACTGGGAACCAAACTGTATATAATCATCATGTTTGCTGTCACCGGACGTGTCATGGTTAGATcgatcaatatatatacattcctcCAATACTATAAAAACTCTTTTAATCCTCCAATTatgaaaaaagaaattcaaTTATACTGTATTAGTACAGAAAATCAATATATTGAACACCCATGTACTGCTAGAGTTTTATatggttggggggggggggtacttTTCCTATTGGGGGGGGgaggatacaaatcctatggtcagttttagtatccggatacaaatcctatggggGTACTTATCTTATAAGGCAGGGGAGTATCCGAGAAAACCGGAATACCCAGGGAAAAAAACGAAACACATGGTCAGTCAGGTGATCCCATATCATTTCATGTTAGATCAGGAATCAAGTCCCACCTGCCTAGGTGACAGGCAAGTTACTATTGTGCCATCCGTCAACCCTTTCAACTAACTTTCATCGAAATCATTCAAGAAACATAGGAGTTACTTTCACAAAGAATTGAGTATTTGTATGTTTTCCAGAAAGTTAGAGTGATTCTATCACAATAACTTTCCCAGCAAGGGAGCTTTATGTAGTTAGGCACCTGTGACGACCTTATACTGACTTTCCCAGCAGAAGGCCCTTCTGTATGCTGTGTGTGATCTTTGCTGAaatagtaattttttttaataaagaatatctgttatattttaattttcactCAAACAATCATTGTTTAATTATCTTACTATCAAAGTCATTACTATcactttttaaaatataactttcattgaaaaatatttataaaaaaaaatctggtatttttgctttcattttcaatttcatcttttttaaaaatgcaatacaaaatatttgcatatggTTGTCATTGTCCTTATCACGGACATAAACACTAAGCACggatatttttatcaaatttcctgtactacatgtatttttattgacAATAGAAAAGTAAAGATGGAAATTAAACTCTATATAGTAAATTGAGGATTTCTCATTACCGTCAATATATTATGGAATATATACATcaagttcaataatttgaaagtTTAAGCCAGTCAAGTCGCATATCAAATTATCTTATAAGTTAAACCAATTTCCTATAACAGAACGCTACATATCTGAACCACTCAGGTCACACTTTGTTAAGTTAAATGTTCAGATATAACCAGTAAACTTAAGACGTACACAAGGCAAAAATTCTGATATATGGCATTCTACCATACATTGATATGAGAAACAGAACTATTTATCACATAAATTGTGCAAAATACCACATTTATCCTCATATTGGCCCTGTTCCCTTGGGTAATGGTTCCCTGCAAGAAGGAcacctgctgtccccattggATGATCTTGTGatgcgactaaatttgggatattattttttctcttctttataAGAAAACTCTTTCTTATGTCTTTTTTGACACTACCACaaatttgacttttatttgagcgttcgcccctgtgaggacaGCTTTTGGCTGTGTCCCccggccgagacataccagagtctttgaAAATGGTAGTTGCGACTCGTGCAGAATATTCCGCATTTTGGGAGTGGATTGACTGTgtggcctgttgtcagtataatgtgaccgggtggggagTCCTAGCTGCTGAGTGTCTCCAGCAGTATGTTTTTTCAGTGAGACAGCACTATAAAGATGGCATCAGTTCCgccctatcacaaggagacaaaacaAGACcctaccacagcctcccaaaacacacacacacatatacctCACAAGTATGTATCTCAAACACAGGGGAGGACATCTATAAATAACCATAGCAACTGTTGAAAGGACATCtcacaataccaaaccaaatcattttaagtgtaaaagtttactaTTAAAGCTTACGGAGGACTTATTTGTGAATCACTTTTAccatattattttaaatttggtGATTATGCAAAAATGAAGAGGGTGGCTTATTTATTAGCTACTGTAGTTTATTAGTGCCTTAAAATGGTTATCTCAAATTAATTTCTATGTAAGGGGGATTTCAAGTTGAAGAATGGGCCATGCAGGTATATCATGAAACTGAATATTATCAGGTAAGATACTTACCCATACACTTGTTGAATCCTTTGGGTTTTGACTTCCATTGCACAAACACTATATACACTGGAATACCAGTTAGCCACACTCCAAGACCAAGACCAATCCTTTTAGGGGCAGCGACCACACACATTACCAGCAGGATCGCATTGACAGCCAAAACCGTCACAGCCATCACAAGGTTAGCCTGAAATATTTATAACTAGCTATAGGTCAGTCGGAAATAGTTATAACTAGGTTAGACTGAAATAGTTATCACTAGGTTAGCTTAAAACAGTTTTAACTAGGTTAGCCTAACATAGTTATAACTAGGTTAGTCTGAAATAGTTATAACTAGGTAAACCTGAAACAGTTATAACTAGGTTAGTCTGATAgagatatacagtgtaactagGTTAGTCTGCAAGGTTAGCCTGAAACAGTTATAATTAGGTTAGCCTGAAATAGTTATAACTGGGTTAGCCCCGATATTTATAACTAGGTTAGCCTGATACAGTTATGAGTAGGTTATCCTGATAGAGTTATAACTAGGTTAACCTGAAAAAGTTAAAACTATGTTAGCCTGAAAAAGGTATAACTAGGTTAGAATGAGATAGATTTCAGTCTCAGTACTGCCTATTAAACAAGGAATGTCCACagacatatcaaattattgtcTCAGTATTGGCTGCTTTAAAACAAACACGTTCAGTTGGCTTACGGGGTATTGCCTATATATAGTCagtgaattttaaataaatctcGTTTGTATCAACACTGCCTTACGAGAGTCAAGCCATGGCCAACTCGGCCTACCTTAAATGGTCTGTTGATGTCTGGTTGGGTCTTGCGTAAGTACAACTGAGCAGATATGACACATATACTGAGGATCGTAGAGAAAACCTGAATAAACTCCATAAATGTTGTCAGTCCTCCCGTCACCAGCATGACCAGGGACCAGGCACTCTGTAACAAACACATAATATCTGAAAAGATGTTTTAACTTTAACATCATGATCAACAGGAATTGAAAACTGTTCACTAGATTATAAAagaagaggcccaagggccttaaccgtcatctgactctaaattaaagaccttaaaaaaaaatactattgtagtatgcattctctgtatcaggtatagtggcactgttggccatggtggccatcttggaatttggatcaaccagaaaataacaacacttgatcaagactatctggggatcatttctggtaaaatagagctgaatcccacaggtggaatttgagaagaagtttgaaataggtgttgttcaggaaaaccatgactGCGCaatcatgtaacaaaatgaccgccgtggctgccatgtcaaagtttttacgaggctgaaaaataacaacactttgttggctcttcttccttaacatcctcaccaatttccagctcaatcacaccagtggaactggagaagaagtttaaattgtgtttttcaagatggctgccatggcggccatcttggatttctgaccgacctgaaaaataacaacacttggtcaggaccatctcaggatcatttctggttagagctgaatcccactgatggaatttgagaagaagtttgaaataggtgttgttcggaataaccatgattgtgcaatcatgttacaaattggccgccatggctgccatgttaaaagtttttacgaggcctaaaaataacaacactttgttggctctcctccttaacatcctcaccaacttccagctcaatcgcaccagtggaactggagaagaagtttaaaatgtgtttttcaagatggttgccatggtggccatcttggatttctgaccgacttgaaaaataacaacacttggtcaggaccatctcaggatcatttctggtaagtaagaactgaatcccactGTCGGAATTTGaatagaagtttgaaataggtgttgtcTAGAAAAACCaggattgcgcaatcatgttacaaaatggccaccgtggctgccatgtcaaagtttttacgaagccgaaaaataacaacactttgttggctctccttccttaacatcttcaccaatttccagctcaatggcaccagtggaactggagaagaagtttaaaatgtgtttttcaagatggcttccatggcggccatcttggatttctgaccgacctgaaaataacaacacttcctcaggaccatcccaggatcatttcaggcaagtttcagctcaatctcaccagtggaacttgagaagaagtttcaaatgtgttttcaaaatggcggctttggcggccattttggatttcaaactgacccgaaaaataacaaaactttgtcaggaccatctcagcatcatttcaggcaagtttcagctcaatcccactggtggaacttgagaagaagtttgcaatgtgaaaagtttacgcacggcggacgaaacatgatgactataagtcatcctgacccttcgggtcagatgacctaaaaagtgtCTATTTCCTTTGTCAAGCAACGAGTGCAAATGACcaggggccgcgatagctcagtcagttagagtgccggccaagaaatctcaggtgagggggccgcgatagctcagtcggttagagtgccggccaagaaatctcaggtgagggggcagcgatagctcagtcggttagagtgccggcaAGAAatctcaggtgagggggccgcaAATAGGTCAGTCTGTTAGAGTGCGGGGCCAGGAAATCTCAGTTGAGGtggccatgatagctcagtcgttTAGAGTGCCGGCCAAGAAATCGCAGGTGAGGGGACCgcaatagctcagtcggttagagtgtcAGCCACGTAATCTCGGGTGAAGATCCAAGATACCTTGTTCAacactccctacccgtgtcagTTTGTGTATCTCGAGAAGCTGAGGAATAGGCCAGCATGagctgttgtggttgtgtccctTGGCAAGAAACTTCACCCTaattgttctggatggcatgtgacagaCCTCCAGtatgttgttcattgaggtagtcaccaactactacaaggagaccccgcctcaaaatgaccctggctgttcacagggagATAAACCAAGCGAACAAACAAACTGAGTCTTGACAACTGTTCACTATTCGTTGATAGGACAAAAATGTGAAGTATGAAGCTGTCAAATTGTCAAAACTTGATAACACTCCAATATAATTGTGCAGGTGGTCTAACAATGGGTGGTTTTATATCCATTCCGTCCcttatgttaaaatatttaaaacatctCCAATCCCTCAGATTACCTGCAATAGTAATGTGCTATTCCTACGAAAATGTCTCATGACAATTTTCCAGCTGACTAAACGCTTTTGTACCATAAAAAAAATAGCACTTCATTGTATTATCAAATCTTACATTTGGAAAATTCTGTGTCACGGAAATATTAAAACACCATGAAATAATATGATGCAACtagaaaaattaaattataaataaaagaatTTTGTTACCATGACGATGATGGCTGCCCAGGGTGTAAGGAACCGTACATGTAGTGTTCCAAGTATCAAAGGGGCGTGTCCATTTCTGGCTCCTGCAAATAAGATTCTGTGGAAAGACATTTAAACATGATTAATATTGATAAGAATCTTCACTGTCAAAAAGCTGAGGCCCAGGAGGAAGGCACATGAAAAATATTCCAATTTATTTGAGATGTACCGGTAATACAGGAATTGGCAACATTGTGCAACAATGTGATTTGGCACCATAAAATTAACTgcatggtttggttttgtatgtattgtttaacatgctatcaacagctatggtcattgaAGAACAGCCTCCGATTTGAGCGAGATGTATGCATGCAGAACAAGTAAGACATTACGAAGAAGACAGTTGTTTaacaataagaaaataataaaatcccAATTTTAGTTGCACTAATGGACGGTGAATGTtactaaacaaacaaaagtcTAACCTGAATGCTTGATGTCTGACTTTGAATGTCACTATTGCATAGCGGCGTAACGCAGCACAAAAACAACACCTGTCAGTCATTCTGATTTTTGATCAGTCGCAAATTTAATTATACACAACTTGGAACCAAGGGGGGCACCTGCATACAAGATATGAGGAAGATTCAAAAGGTGTCTTCTTAGAAAATTTCATAACACACTTCAACTGTCAAACTGACTAATGAACTAACTATCAAACTTCAAGCACTTTTCCAGCATTTACAATAATGTATTTCTGAATCAGCACTTTCCAAACCCTGCTCTGAAATTCAACCACTTTTTAAGGTCTGTACAATCTATGTATCTGGTACTTCCCAATTAGTTTTTACTTGTGAAGCAAAGTTTATCAACCAAATCAATAATTTCACAATTCCCTAGCATGATATGGTTTAATTTCTAGGCATTAAAATTTGCAATTTTAGAGTTATTTCTCCGACAAGGATCAAATGTAGTGTTATACCTTGAATGTCCCATGATGCTGGCATTTAAGACTCCCACACAGCACAACCCCACGAGGATGGAAATGACTGGTGTCATCGGCGGGTACAGCATGTCTGTAAAAATCTGCAAAAGAGGACATAAAAAAGGTCCAATGTGCCTGTATAACATTTTAGTTCTTCCTGTCAAAATTTACATGCCATCGCAATTAACAATTTACATTAACATATCTAGATCTGTAAAAATCTACAGAAGAGATATAAAAAAGGTCCAATGTGCCTGTATAATATTTCAATTCTTCCTGTCAAATTTAAGTGCCATTG
This genomic interval carries:
- the LOC117319695 gene encoding cystine/glutamate transporter-like, producing MKYVTKVQAFLSLTKIIALLIIITGGIVRLIQGETENLVNAFPKTAESLEAGNLAMAIFFSIFTYGGWQVLCSLMEEVRDPGRDAPRAVYLSFAIIVLKYILTNLAYFIVLSPHQILHTDAIAVIFTDMLYPPMTPVISILVGLCCVGVLNASIMGHSRILFAGARNGHAPLILGTLHVRFLTPWAAIIVMSAWSLVMLVTGGLTTFMEFIQVFSTILSICVISAQLYLRKTQPDINRPFKANLVMAVTVLAVNAILLVMCVVAAPKRIGLGLGVWLTGIPVYIVFVQWKSKPKGFNKCMAKITHSIQKGLLLGKSV